The sequence CCGCTCCACGCGAGCGCTTTGAGCGATTTTCCAGGCCAGCGCGTGCTCGCGCGCTCCGTTGCCGATAACGAGAACGTTCATTGCCAAACTTCGACCAGGATGATGCGGATGAAAAGGATGATGCCGAAGTTGATTTTACCGCGCCGGGCAAAAAAAGCAGGGTGGCGGTCAACTTTGCCTGCGAGGCAGCCCGCGAAATAAAGGCCGTCCCGCCGCGAGGAAAGAACCCTGGAAAAGATTGCCACGGACTGCTACTCGAACCTAGCCTTCAATGACCGCGCGCATATCTTCCGGGCAGGTCGCCCAAGTCGACTGGTAGGTCGCTTCGAGCGGAATCTGAACGTAACGGTCCTCGTCGAGGTAGGCCGGCATGTCGGGCAGCCGGTCGCCAACCGCGAGCAACTCCACATACGCCGTCTTGGGGAATGCCGCCACGTAGGCCGCCAGCGTCAAGGGCGTCTCCTTGGGAAGCCGAAACAGCTCGTCCTGGAATTCGTCCCAGATCGCCTTGTGAATGCCGTCGGGATCGCGGACCGATGGCGGGAACAAATCGACCACCAGCACGTGAACGCCCTGCTGCAAAAAGCCCACCGTTTTGTCGACAAACGCCCGCAGCGCCCGTCGGCTCGACTTGTTGCCGGGTGAAACGATTTCGATCACCGAAACGACTTCGCCCAGCGGATGGCGGATGGCGATGCGATTGGCACGGGCGGCGGAGACTTCATGCTGTTCCACCAGCGCGGAATAGCCCTTCGGCAACAACCCGCCGTTGAGCGCATTGCGAATGCCGATGCTCCAGGCCTGGTGGAAGTCGTGAAACAAGTTGGCGTCCACGCGGGACCAATCGTGAACCGGCATAAAACGTCGCCTCGAGAAAATGATTCAGTCGTCCATTATACCCGCTCTTGACTCGCCAACCGAGCGGCCCCGTGCAACGTCCCCGGCCTGCAACTGTTCCGTGCCGATGATAACGACTAAGACGCCACCCCGGCCGGTGGTAGTGTCTTAAAGTTAAAGTTGAGTTGGACGACAAGGGTTGCCAAGTTGCGGCGGGCGCGGAGCACCGGCTAGACTGGCACGCATGCCTACTCCCTCCGTTCCCGCGCCCGACAACTTCGACCATGCCGGGCCGTCGGCCGCCATCGACCCGCGGCGTCGGCTCGATTTTCTCGACATGGGCCCCGCCGACGCCGAGCGGCTGCGCGGCATGCTCGGCAGTTTCCGGCGTTGGGCCGACGAATTCGTCGAGGATTTTTACCGGCACCTGTTGTCGTTCGACGAGACGGCCGGTTTTCTGCAGTCGCCCGGCACGGTGGCCTGGCTCAAGCAGGTGCAGCGCGACCACTTCGAGTCGATGCTCGAAGCGCGCTGGGACGACGATTACTTCGCCCGACGGCAAAAGGTCGGCCTGGTGCATGCCGAGATCGGCCTGGAGCCGCAGTACTTCCTGGGTGCGTACAACCAATACGTCCAGTACAGCTTCGAGCGTCTCTCGGAAGAACATCCCGCCGACGGCGATGCTTTCAAAGGTCGCGCGCAGTCGTTGCTGAAGGCTGTATTGTTCGACATCGGCCTGACGCTCGACGCCTACTTTGCCCACTCGACGCGGAACCTGCGGCAGGCGCTCGATATGTACTGGCGGGCCAACGCCGAGCTGCGGCGATTTGCCCAGCTTACCTCCCACGATCTGAAGACGCCGCTGGCCACCGTGGCCAACCTGTGCGACGAAGCCCTGGACGAATTCGGCGAGCAGATGCCCGCAGCGGCGAGAGAGCTCGTCGCCGCGGCCAAAGACCGTACTTTCCGCATGAGCCGCATGATCGACGAGCTGCTGGCGTCGGCGGTGGCCCTGCGCGACGAGGGGGCGGAAGCAACGGTTTCGGTGCAGGAAGCCTGGGACGAAGCGGTTGGCTCGCTCCTGGCGCGTTTGTCGGAACGTGAAATCGAAATCGCGGTCGAAGGGCGGCTGCCGCGGGTGCGCGGAAAAAAAGTGCTGTTGCGAGAAGTCTTCAGCAACCTTCTCTCGAACGCCGTCAAGTTCATCGATCGGCGGCCCGGCCGCGTGGTGCTGCGTTCGCACCTCCAAGAGGGGACGTGCGAGCTGGTGATTGCCGACAACGGGCCGGGCGTGCCCAAGGAAGAGGTCGATGACGTATTCCTTCCGTTCCGCCGTCTCTCCATGCACAAGGACCGTCCCGGATCGGGGTTGGGGCTGTATTTCGCCCGGAACCTGGTGATGGAGCAAGGCGGGCGGATTTGGTTGACCTCGGACCCGCCGCACGGCAGCGAGGTCCACATCGAACTGCGGCTGGCAGAACCGGCAAAGTCGGCGTAAGCGGACTCCGGGCGGGCTCAGGCGTCAGGCGAAAGGCGTCAGGCACGCCACCTGACGCCTGAAACCTGACGCCTGACGTCGGCACGGCCCCTACCGCCCGAAGGCTGACTACAGCCGTGCCAGCTTGTCGCCGCCGGGCGTTTGTGCAGAACGGCCTTACGCTCCGTCGATAGTCAAGTTGTTCCACGCATATTTCCTGTTTTTTGCCGGGCGGATCAGACGGATGACGAAAGCACGACGTCGAACGAGTCCAGCGGTGCAGTCGCCTCTGGAAACCTATCTGCGGGAAATCAACGAGACCTCGCTCTTGACGGCCCACGACGAGCAGGACCTGGCCGTGGCCATCGGTCAGGGCGACACGCAGGCCCGCGACCGCATGGTGCGGGCCAACTTGCGGCTGGTGGTGAACATTGCCCGTGGCTACACCGGCAAGGGCCTCGGCCTGCAAGACCTGATCGAAGAGGGCAACCTCGGCCTGCTGCGCGCCGTCGAGGGTTTCGACCCGGCGATGGGCACGCGGTTCAGCACCTATGCCAGCTACTGGATCAAGCAGTCGATCAAGCGGGCGCTGATCAACACGGCCAAGACGATCCGCATTCCGGCCTACATGGTCGAGCTGTTGAGCAAGTGGCGCCGGGCGAGCACGCGCTTGACCGAAGAGCTGGGGCGCACGCCGACGCCCGAAGAAGTGGCCCGCGTGCTGGGCCTGCCGCGCAAGAAATTGCCGATCATCAAGAAGGCGATCCGCATCTACAACTCGACGCCCCAGACCGACCAGGCCGAAGCGGGCTGGTCGCTGGGCGAGATGATCATGGACGAGCGCACCAAGAGTCCGGAAGACGAGCTGCTGGACGGCGACAACCTGACGCACGTCATGCGGCTGTTGGAAACGATGGACCAGCGCGAAGCGACGATT is a genomic window of Pirellulales bacterium containing:
- a CDS encoding DUF4058 family protein; the protein is MPVHDWSRVDANLFHDFHQAWSIGIRNALNGGLLPKGYSALVEQHEVSAARANRIAIRHPLGEVVSVIEIVSPGNKSSRRALRAFVDKTVGFLQQGVHVLVVDLFPPSVRDPDGIHKAIWDEFQDELFRLPKETPLTLAAYVAAFPKTAYVELLAVGDRLPDMPAYLDEDRYVQIPLEATYQSTWATCPEDMRAVIEG
- a CDS encoding protoglobin domain-containing protein; protein product: MPTPSVPAPDNFDHAGPSAAIDPRRRLDFLDMGPADAERLRGMLGSFRRWADEFVEDFYRHLLSFDETAGFLQSPGTVAWLKQVQRDHFESMLEARWDDDYFARRQKVGLVHAEIGLEPQYFLGAYNQYVQYSFERLSEEHPADGDAFKGRAQSLLKAVLFDIGLTLDAYFAHSTRNLRQALDMYWRANAELRRFAQLTSHDLKTPLATVANLCDEALDEFGEQMPAAARELVAAAKDRTFRMSRMIDELLASAVALRDEGAEATVSVQEAWDEAVGSLLARLSEREIEIAVEGRLPRVRGKKVLLREVFSNLLSNAVKFIDRRPGRVVLRSHLQEGTCELVIADNGPGVPKEEVDDVFLPFRRLSMHKDRPGSGLGLYFARNLVMEQGGRIWLTSDPPHGSEVHIELRLAEPAKSA
- a CDS encoding RNA polymerase sigma factor RpoD/SigA, whose amino-acid sequence is MTKARRRTSPAVQSPLETYLREINETSLLTAHDEQDLAVAIGQGDTQARDRMVRANLRLVVNIARGYTGKGLGLQDLIEEGNLGLLRAVEGFDPAMGTRFSTYASYWIKQSIKRALINTAKTIRIPAYMVELLSKWRRASTRLTEELGRTPTPEEVARVLGLPRKKLPIIKKAIRIYNSTPQTDQAEAGWSLGEMIMDERTKSPEDELLDGDNLTHVMRLLETMDQREATILRMRFGLDDNEPRTLKEIGEQLGLTRERVRQIETEALAKLATALEGEPAAEDD